GTTGTAGTGTTGGCTGTAATATTATTGCAGGAGAAAGATATAGTGAAATACGTCGAATAGAAAACAGATATCATCAAAATATAAATAATTATTTTATTTGTGATTTAGGTCGTTTTGGTTACTCACATAATAATTTAAAGCAACGTCCTAGACATCCATCTATAAAGACAAGTAATCATGAATTTAATATATTAAATTTTTCTCAAGCAATTCAAGAAAGTGTAAATTTTATAAAATGTTATAAACGAGTAATTGGAATAGGTTCAATTCGATCTAGTATAGAAAATAACTTTGCATTAAAAGAGTTAGTAGGAGAGATAAATTTTTCCCATGGAATGTCTAATAAAGAAGAAGCTTGTGTAAAATTAATTTTAGATGTTTTAAATAGTAACGAATTTTATATTCCATCTTTAAAAGAAATTGAAGATTATGATGTAATTTTAATTTTAGGTGAAGATTTAACACAAACATCACCTAGAATCGCATTGTCAGTTAGACAAGCTATTAAAAACAAAGCAAAAAAAATAGCAGAATTAAATAGAATACCAAACTGGAATTCTTCTGTTGTTTCTCATATTTCAGAAAATTTTAAAAACTCTTTATATATTATTTACACACATGAAACTAAATTAGATGATATTGCTAAATGGTCTTATTTTGGATCAGTTGATGAACAAATAGCTTTTGGTTGTTCAATCATACATAATTTAGATATAAATTCTTCAAAAGTTTTAAGTTTAAATGATCATTTATCTAAAAAATCGTCTCTAATAGCACAGGATTTAATTAATGCAAAAAAAGTATTAATTATTTCTGGTATGCATTCTTTTAGTAAATCTATTATACAAACATCTATTAACATAGCTATATCGATTAAAAGAAAAAAAAACAATCATGTTGCTCTTACTTTTGCTACTCCTAGTGCAAATACTCTAGGGTTAGGTATAATGAGCGGTTTTTCTATAGAAAAAGCATTTCAAAAATTAAATAAAAAAGAAGCTGATGCTGTAATATTTATGGAATACGATGTATATCGTTATCTTTCAAAACATGATTGTGATTTTTTATTTAAAAACAAAGAAAATACTTTATCAATAGATCATCAATATACTAAGACTTATAAAAATTCTAAAATTAACTTACCTTGTATGAATTTTTTCGAAAGTTCCGGTACAATAATAAATTTTGAAGGAAGAGCTCAACGTTTTTTCAAAGTTTATGACCCTATGTTTTTTGATGAAAATAATTGTCTTTATGAAAGTTGGAAATGGTTGCATTTTATTCAATGCAAACTTTTAAATAAAAAAATATCTTGGTCAAATTTAGACGATGTAATTATTTCATATGGTAAAAAATATCCTATTTTAAAAAAAATAAAAACATTCTTACCTAATTCTAATTTTCGAATAAATAATCAAAAAATTGCTCGATCACCTAATAGATACAGTGGAAGAACTGCTTTAAAATCAAATATAAATATTCATGAATCATCACAACCTACAGATGTTAATACTATGTTTTCTTTTTCTATGGAAGGTTATAATAGTCCTAATAAATCTCTTGCATATATTCCTTTTGCATGGTTTCCTGGTTGGAATTCACCTCAAGCATGGAATAAATTTCAAGTAGAAATCGGAAGAGAATTAATTGCTGGAGATTCAGGAGTATTTTTATTTAAAGATAATAAAAAAAATATGAATGTATATTTTAACGTTAAATATACAATAGAAAAAAAATATTGGTCTATAATTCCATATTATCATATTTTTGGAAATGAAGAGTTAACTCAATACTCATCTATTATTAAAAAAAATATACCTTTACCATATATTTTAATTAGTCGAATTGATGGAATGGAAATGAATTTAAAAGATAATTCTATAATAGAATTTAGTTATTTAAATGAGAATTTTCGTTTAAAAATATGTTTATCTAAATATTTAACTTCGAAACAAATTGGATTACCTATAGGAAGGAAGGGATTTCCTATTTCCTTAGTTGGTGAAAAAATAAAACATATAAAGGAATATATTAAATGAAATTATTTAAAATCGATATATTAGAAACATTTTTAGAATTTTTGATCATAGTTTTTTTTGTTATTTTTATTGTATTTTTTTCGGCTATGTTAAGTGTATTTGAACGTAGATTATTAGCGTTTTTTCAAAATAGATATGGCCCGAATAGAGTAGGTTATTTTGGAAGTTTACAATTATTTGCCGATATGATTAAAATTTTATTTAAAGAGGATTGGGTTCCAAAGTTTAGTAAAAAAATAATTTTTATTTTATCTCCAATAATATCTTTTGTTTCTTTATTATTTGTTATTCCTATTATTCCTTTTATTCCAAATTATATAATAATTAATTTAAATATAGGAATTTTATTTTTTTTAATGATGGCAGGATTATCTGTTTATTCAATATTATTTGCAGGTTGGTCTAGTAATAATAAATACGCTTTGTTAGGAGCGATTAGAGCTTCTGCTCAAACATTGAGTTATGAAGTATTTTTAGGTTTATCATTAATGGGTGTAGTTGCTCAATCACGATCTTTAAAAATTATTGATATTATAAATAGCCAAAAAGAAATATGGAATATTATTCCACAATTTTTCGGATTTTTATGTTTTTTTATAGCCAGTTTAGCTCTTTGTCATAGACATCCATTTGACCAACCAGAATCTGAACAAGAGTTAGCTGATGGTTATCATATTGAATATTCTGGTATGAAATTTGGATTCTTTTTTATTGGAGAATATATTTCGATTGTTACTGTTTCAGGATTAATAACAGCTATATTTTTTGGTGGATGGTTTGGTTTTTGGGGAGCTAGTTTTTTTTGGTTTTTTTTAAAAATGATGTTTTTTATTGTTTTATTTATTTTAATTAGAGCTACTTTGCCTAGACCTAGATATGACCAAATATTATCATTTGGATGGAAAATATGTTTACCATTAACATTATTAAATTTACTTATAACAGCTTTTTTTATATTGATTTAGTTTATATTAATTGAGATTGATTTTATGAATTTAAAAAAAATTATTATTGGTTTTTTTTTACAAATTAAAAGTATTTGGATGATTTTTATTAATATATTTTCAAAATCTGAAACTAGATTATATCCAGAAGAAAAAACTTATTTATCTCCTAGATATCGTGGTCGAATTATATTAACACGAAATTTAGATGGAGATGAACGATGTGTTGCATGTAATTTATGTTCAGTAGTTTGTCCTGTAGATTGTATTTCTTTGCAGAAATCTGAAAAAATTGATCATCGTTGGTATCCGGAATTTTTTAGAATTAACTTATCACGTTGTATATTTTGTGGGTTATGTGAAGAATCATGTCCTACTGCTGCTATTCAATTAACTTCAGATTTTGAACTATCAGATTTTAAAAGAAATAATTTAGTTTATGAAAAAGAAGATTTATTAATTTCTGGTCCTGGTAAATATCCTGATTATAATTTTTATCATTTCTCTGGTGTTCTTATTAATGGCAAAAAAACAGGTGATTTAGATATAGAATCTTCACCTATTAATATAAAGACTTTACTACCATAAAAAGAAGGATTATTAAATGAATTGCGTTTTTTATATCTTTTCTTGTATAGCAATTATTTCTACATTTTTAGTAATTATTCAAAAAAGCGCAGTTTATTCTTTACTATATTTAATTATTTCGCTTTTATCAATTTCAGGTATTTTTTTTACTATTGGAGCGTTTTTTGCAGGAGCTTTAGAAGTTATTATATATGCAGGAGCAATTATAGTTTTATTTGTTTTTATAATTATGACATTAAATTTTAATGATAAAGATGAAATGAAAGAAAAAAAATATTTACGTCCTATATTTTGGATTATACCTAGCATTTTATCTTTTTCTTTATTAGTTCTAATGACGTATGTAATTTTTTTTCTTAAAAATAAACAGATTTATTTTTCTGAATTTAATATAAAAAATATAGGTATTAGTTTATTTGGACCTTATTTATTGTTAATTGAGCTTTCTTCATTTCTTTTATTATCAGCTTTAGTTGTAGTTTTTCATATCGGTACAGAAAAAAAATTAAATCAAAAAAAATAACTATAATTATTTTTAGTTGATAAGGATTATAACTTATGATTTCTTTATTTCATTGTTTATTTTTATCATTAATATTATTTACTTTAGGTTTGACATCTCTTATAGTTCGTCGAAATGTTCTTTTTATATTAATTAGCTTAGAAATTATGATGAATGCTGTTGCATTGGCATTGGTTACAGTTGGTTCTTATTGGAAACAACCAGATGGTCAAATTATGTATATGCTTACAATTACATTAGCTGCTTCTGAAGCTAGTATTGCATTAGCATTATTGCTTCAATTATATAGAACTCGAAAAACATTAAATATAAACGTTTTAAGTGAGATGAGTGGATGAATATTATTTTTTTAATAATTTTATTTCCATTAATTAGTTTTTTTATTTTATCTTTTATGCAGGGAAAACTTTCTCAAAAAATTATTTCTAATATAGGGACAATATCAATATTTTTATCTTTTATTATTGTTATTTTTTATAGTATTTTTTTCATTGGTCGTCCTGATAGTTTTTGTATTCAAAAATTATGGTGTTGGCTAAGTATTGATAATTTTAAAATAGATTGTAATTTATTTTTAGATATATTGTCTTTAAGTATGTTAGGTGTAATTACAGGTGTTGGTTTTTTAATACATATTTTTTCTATTTGGTATATGAAAAATAAAGAAGGGTATTCTCGTTTTTTTGCTTATACTAATTTATTTATAGCAAGTATGTCTTTATTAGTATTAGCAGATAATTTTTTATTTATGTATATTGGATGGGAAGGTGTAAGTTTATGTTCTTATTTATTAATTGGATTTTATTATAATATTGTTAATAATAGTAAATGTGCTTTAAAAGCTTTTATTTTAACACGTGTTTCAGATATATTTTTAATTATTTCAATGTTTTTAATATATCAAAAATATGGAACTTTTAACTTTCAAAAAATTCATCTTTTAACAAATTTTTTATATGTAGATGATTATAATATTAATTTTTTAACACTTTTTTTATTTATTGGTGTACTTGGTAAATCAGCTCAAATTCCATTACAAACTTGGTTATCAGATGCTATGGTTGGTCCAACTCCTGTTTCAGCTTTAATTCATGCTGCAACAATGGTAACGGTTGGTGTTTATTTAATAGTTAGAACACATTATTTATTTATATTATCTCCAAAAATATTATACTTGATAAGTTGTATTGGTATTTTAACAATATTATTTTCTTGTTTATCTGCATTAGTACAAACAGATATCAAACGTATCCTTGCGTATTCTACTATGAGTCAAATAGGGTATATGTTTTTATCTTTAGGTTCTCAGGGATGGTCTTCTGCAATTATACATTTAATTATACATGCGGTTTTTAAAGCTTTATTATTTTTATCTGCTGGTTCTTTAATTATATCTTGTAATAATGAAAAAAATATATTTAAAATATCTAGAATAGGAGTAAAGTGTCCGATTTTATATACTAGTTTTATTATTGGAAGTAGTTCTTTAATATCTTTTCCATTATTAACATCGGGATTTTATAGTAAAGGTAATATTTTACTTAGTGTTTTATATAGTGGTAATATTAGTTTTTTTATATTAGGTTTATTTGGTTCTTTTTTAACATCTTTGTATACATTTAGAATGATTTTTATTTTATTTAAACATTCTAATTTTTCTATTTTTAATTATAAAAAAAAATTAACACATAATTTACCATTATTAGTTTTATCAGTATTTTCTACTGTTCTTGGTATTTATATTATACCTCCATTATTTTATGTATTTCCTACTTTAAAACATACTTATATAAATAAAATTTTATTTGAATTTATATCTAGTTTAATATCACTTTTAGGTATATTTTTTTCATATTATTTATGGATTAAAAATACAAATATTATCATTAAAATATTAAAATTTAAAATTTTTAGATCTATATATTATTTCTTATTAAACGGATTTTATTTTGATAAATTATATAATTTATTTTTTATAAATTCATATTTATATATCTCTAATATTTTATTTTGTGATCCATTTACTAAAATTATTAATATTGTTATTAATGTTATTAAAAAAATTAATTTTTATTTATTAATCACTGTTAATGGAAATATTAAATGGTATGTAGAATCAATTCTATTAGGTATTAATTTATTTTTTATCTTGATTTTATTTTTATAAAAATTTTTAATTAGTTAATTATTTAAATTATTTTAAATTAAAGAATTATTTATAAATCATAGGGATATATCTGATGTTTCTTTCTTTATTAATTATTATTCCATTTGTTAGTAGTTTTATTGCTTTTTTTTCTTTTAAATTGAAAAAATGTTTTTCACGTTGGATTTCTTTAATTAGTATAATATTAATGTTTTTAATTAC
The Buchnera aphidicola (Protaphis terricola) genome window above contains:
- the nuoG gene encoding NADH-quinone oxidoreductase subunit NuoG; this translates as MSKIYINKKMYHVNKSDNLLHACLSVGLDIPYFCWHPKLGSIGACRQCAVTQYDNFSDSQGKIIISCMTPIIDGSIISTNDSISKEFRKNILELLLINHPHDCPVCEEGGNCHLQDMTVMNKHYNRNYRFQKRTYINQYLGSFIKHEMNRCIGCYRCVRYYKDYADGSDLNVYSANNNIYFGRIEDGVLENEHSGNLVEICPTGVFTDKTNKKYNRKWDLQYAPSICHSCSVGCNIIAGERYSEIRRIENRYHQNINNYFICDLGRFGYSHNNLKQRPRHPSIKTSNHEFNILNFSQAIQESVNFIKCYKRVIGIGSIRSSIENNFALKELVGEINFSHGMSNKEEACVKLILDVLNSNEFYIPSLKEIEDYDVILILGEDLTQTSPRIALSVRQAIKNKAKKIAELNRIPNWNSSVVSHISENFKNSLYIIYTHETKLDDIAKWSYFGSVDEQIAFGCSIIHNLDINSSKVLSLNDHLSKKSSLIAQDLINAKKVLIISGMHSFSKSIIQTSINIAISIKRKKNNHVALTFATPSANTLGLGIMSGFSIEKAFQKLNKKEADAVIFMEYDVYRYLSKHDCDFLFKNKENTLSIDHQYTKTYKNSKINLPCMNFFESSGTIINFEGRAQRFFKVYDPMFFDENNCLYESWKWLHFIQCKLLNKKISWSNLDDVIISYGKKYPILKKIKTFLPNSNFRINNQKIARSPNRYSGRTALKSNINIHESSQPTDVNTMFSFSMEGYNSPNKSLAYIPFAWFPGWNSPQAWNKFQVEIGRELIAGDSGVFLFKDNKKNMNVYFNVKYTIEKKYWSIIPYYHIFGNEELTQYSSIIKKNIPLPYILISRIDGMEMNLKDNSIIEFSYLNENFRLKICLSKYLTSKQIGLPIGRKGFPISLVGEKIKHIKEYIK
- the nuoH gene encoding NADH-quinone oxidoreductase subunit NuoH, whose amino-acid sequence is MKLFKIDILETFLEFLIIVFFVIFIVFFSAMLSVFERRLLAFFQNRYGPNRVGYFGSLQLFADMIKILFKEDWVPKFSKKIIFILSPIISFVSLLFVIPIIPFIPNYIIINLNIGILFFLMMAGLSVYSILFAGWSSNNKYALLGAIRASAQTLSYEVFLGLSLMGVVAQSRSLKIIDIINSQKEIWNIIPQFFGFLCFFIASLALCHRHPFDQPESEQELADGYHIEYSGMKFGFFFIGEYISIVTVSGLITAIFFGGWFGFWGASFFWFFLKMMFFIVLFILIRATLPRPRYDQILSFGWKICLPLTLLNLLITAFFILI
- the nuoI gene encoding NADH-quinone oxidoreductase subunit NuoI gives rise to the protein MNLKKIIIGFFLQIKSIWMIFINIFSKSETRLYPEEKTYLSPRYRGRIILTRNLDGDERCVACNLCSVVCPVDCISLQKSEKIDHRWYPEFFRINLSRCIFCGLCEESCPTAAIQLTSDFELSDFKRNNLVYEKEDLLISGPGKYPDYNFYHFSGVLINGKKTGDLDIESSPINIKTLLP
- the nuoJ gene encoding NADH-quinone oxidoreductase subunit J; the encoded protein is MNCVFYIFSCIAIISTFLVIIQKSAVYSLLYLIISLLSISGIFFTIGAFFAGALEVIIYAGAIIVLFVFIIMTLNFNDKDEMKEKKYLRPIFWIIPSILSFSLLVLMTYVIFFLKNKQIYFSEFNIKNIGISLFGPYLLLIELSSFLLLSALVVVFHIGTEKKLNQKK
- the nuoK gene encoding NADH-quinone oxidoreductase subunit NuoK, with product MISLFHCLFLSLILFTLGLTSLIVRRNVLFILISLEIMMNAVALALVTVGSYWKQPDGQIMYMLTITLAASEASIALALLLQLYRTRKTLNINVLSEMSG
- the nuoL gene encoding NADH-quinone oxidoreductase subunit L — protein: MNIIFLIILFPLISFFILSFMQGKLSQKIISNIGTISIFLSFIIVIFYSIFFIGRPDSFCIQKLWCWLSIDNFKIDCNLFLDILSLSMLGVITGVGFLIHIFSIWYMKNKEGYSRFFAYTNLFIASMSLLVLADNFLFMYIGWEGVSLCSYLLIGFYYNIVNNSKCALKAFILTRVSDIFLIISMFLIYQKYGTFNFQKIHLLTNFLYVDDYNINFLTLFLFIGVLGKSAQIPLQTWLSDAMVGPTPVSALIHAATMVTVGVYLIVRTHYLFILSPKILYLISCIGILTILFSCLSALVQTDIKRILAYSTMSQIGYMFLSLGSQGWSSAIIHLIIHAVFKALLFLSAGSLIISCNNEKNIFKISRIGVKCPILYTSFIIGSSSLISFPLLTSGFYSKGNILLSVLYSGNISFFILGLFGSFLTSLYTFRMIFILFKHSNFSIFNYKKKLTHNLPLLVLSVFSTVLGIYIIPPLFYVFPTLKHTYINKILFEFISSLISLLGIFFSYYLWIKNTNIIIKILKFKIFRSIYYFLLNGFYFDKLYNLFFINSYLYISNILFCDPFTKIINIVINVIKKINFYLLITVNGNIKWYVESILLGINLFFILILFL